A single window of Aspergillus oryzae RIB40 DNA, chromosome 8 DNA harbors:
- a CDS encoding uncharacterized protein (predicted protein), producing MSSHRSSEDSQWPLPDEPEVKPDSKQKKGLMAKLKSGWDSLGLDTPTILLMMNFQADAVASKFTTVGYLMAIISVLGFSIQPRAKFIQMMVLDVLAVCVASAVTLLMMYSCIKARQHTEVVSSVGTSIVNTPYNPSASAVSGVWLFFQIYVVHSFRAKFQQFQFPVIIYSIVANVTFSYAPRMTTMAAAISMVTKLLEACLVGLALATGVCLFIYPVTSRTVVFKQMAGYVGCLRGALQAHTVYFESLEESDMFGRAETYDSKVEKITKDGKVYSPEAQAIRTAVQKITEIHGKLHGDLTFAKREVAFGNLGPDDLQAIFRNLRQVMIPVVGLSFTVDLFQRLSEYNKWNTPIDPTATDIPDLVRHRVVQEWNDIMRAVHDPFKSMIQAIDEGLQHISFVLKLAKPPKKTATAANGETSSSGVEDVEASAVPSPGDKNFAAHLEQRLRDFKVAKRIALRTWSEEKGIKLPKDFFDRPTDDMEDISYGDPFIGRERSQRQLYLFLYMEQLLSSTGQMVLEFVKFADDKRESGKLSRRHIIIPGWKRLRKWATSLLKAEDTHEDDNIGDINAQNNILQLGEAYKHRKDPEHLRPETTFQKIGDKVRLIPAMFRTQESAYGFRVACATMTIAIVGLLHDTQSFFIKQRFIWAMIMVNLSMTPTSGQSIFGFVLRILGTVLAMVLSFLSWYIPGKQTPGIIVFFFIFLTCVFYVPIKLFRFRAIGIITIITTSMIIGYELQVRKVGEQVATSNGQSYYPIYLLAPYRLATVTGGIAVAFFWTFFPYPISEHSVLRQSLGASLYLLANYYSLIHETVSARVRGEAGDMALKTSAGRRLLKSRNQVFSKQMLMLNNLRTYSEFLKWEVPIGGRFPKKQYDSIIACIENIVSYLSLLGYASDTLLQIGDDEESNSAWLHDFKRLVASAGVTTHEITSVLCLLSASITDRRPLPPYLKTPRPYSFTKRLEAMDKDILSLKHIAEPGFATFAVLQISTRCIGGDVERLMKDVKKLVGELDFSFHAVSTVQSAKSSAEVSRYSRATERNKLE from the exons ATGTCGTCGCATCGCAGTTCCGAGGATTCGCAATGGCCGCTACCAGATGAGCCGGAGGTAAAACCGGATAGTAAACAAAAGAAGGGCCTCATGGCGAAACTGAAGTCAGGATGGGATAGTCTGGGCTTGGATACGCCGACTATCCTCCTGATGATGAA TTTCCAGGCCGATGCTGTGGCCTCCAAATTCACCACGGTGGGATATCTCATGGCCATCATATCTGTCCTGGGCTTTTCAATCCAGCCTCGCGCCAAGTTTATCCAGATGATGGTCCTTGACGTGTTGGCTGTGTGTGTGGCATCCGCTGTTACCCTGCTCATGATGTACTCGTGTATTAAGGCACGGCAGCATACTGAGGTGGTGTCTAGCGTGGGTACTAGTATTGTCAACACGCCGTACAACCCGTCGGCGTCGGCTGTTAGCGGTGTTTGGTTGTTCTTTCAGATATACGTCGTCCATTCGTTTCGGGCCAAGTTCCAGCAGTTCCAGTTTCCGGTTATTATTTACTCGATTGTTGCCAACGTAACTTTCAGTTATGCTCCCCGCATGACTACGATGGCAGCTGCCATATCTATGGTCACGAAGTTGCTGGAGGCATGCCTGGTTGGCTTGGCCTTAGCCACTGGAGTATGCCTATTCATCTATCCCGTCACCTCACGGACAGTAGTGTTTAAACAGATGGCCGGTTATGTGGGATGCCTGCGcggagctcttcaagctcatACAGTCTACTTCGAGTCTCTGGAAGAAAGTGACATGTTTGGTAGGGCAGAAACATACGATTCAAAGGTGGAGAAAATTACCAAGGATGGCAAGGTGTACAGCCCAGAGGCACAAGCTATCCGAACAGCAGTGCAGAAAATCACCGAGATCCATGGTAAGCTTCATGGGGATTTGACCTTTGCCAAGCGTGAGGTCGCGTTTGGCAACCTCGGGCCCGATGACCTTCAAGCAATCTTTCGAAATCTTCGACAGGTCATGATCCCTGTCGTGGGTTTGAGCTTCACCGTGGACTTGTTTCAGCGCCTGTCTGAATACAATAAATGGAATACGCCTATTGATCCGACGGCGACTGATATACCGGATCTGGTACGTCATCGTGTGGTCCAGGAATGGAACGATATCATGCGGGCGGTGCATGATCCGTTCAAATCTATGATTCAGGCTATAGACGAGGGCCTCCAACATATTTCGTTTGTGTTAAAACTGGCCAagccaccaaagaagactgCCACTGCCGCAAATGGTGAGACGTCATCGAGTGGCgtagaagatgttgaggcTTCGGCTGTCCCATCTCCGGGCGACAAAAACTTCGCTGCCCATCTTGAACAGAGACTTCGTGACTTCAAGGTCGCTAAGCGGATCGCCCTTCGAACGTGGagtgaagaaaagggaatcaaGCTGCCTAAAGACTTTTTCGATCGCCCTACCGATGACATGGAAGACATCAGCTATGGTGATCCATTCATTGGCCGAGAGCGGAGCCAGCGACAGCTGTACTTGTTTCTTTAT ATGGAGCAGCTACTCAGTTCAACCGGTCAGATGGTACTTGAGTTTGTAAAGTTCGCGGATGACAAACGTGAAAGTGGAAAGCTTTCAAGGCGCCATATTATTATACCAGGCTGGAAACGTTTGCGAAAATGGGCCACAAGTTTACTGAAGGCTGAGGACACACACGAAGATGATAATATAGGCGACATCAACGCTCAGAACAACATTCTCCAGTTGGGTGAAGCGTACAAACATAGGAAGGATCCAGAGCATCTGCGGCCAGAGACCACTTTTCAAAAAATTGGTGACAAGGTCAGACTCATTCCTGCGATGTTCCGCACCCAAGAGTCGGCGTACGGTTTCCGGGTTGCGTGCGCCACCATGACTATCGCCATTGTTGGCCTCCTTCACGATACCCAGAGCTTCTTCATTAAGCAACGCTTTATTTGGGCTATGATTATGGTCAACCTTAGCATGACCCCTACCTCTGGACAGAGTATATTCGGCTTTGTGCTTCGTATACTTGGCACTGTATTGGCTATGGTGCTCAGCTTTTTAAGCTGGTACATCCCTGGAAAGCAGACCCCGGGAATcatcgttttcttcttcattttcttaACGTGCGTTTTCTATGTGCCAATCAAGCTATTCCGATTCCGGGCTATTGGCATTATCACCATTATCACCACGTCCATGATAATCGGGTACGAACTCCAGGTTCGCAAGGTCGGTGAGCAAGTCGCAACCTCGAACGGCCAGTCATACTACCCCATATACCTCCTTGCACCCTATCGATTGGCAACAGTAACCGGTGGCATTGCGGTGGCGTTTTTCTGGACATTCTTTCCATACCCTATTTCAGAACACTCCGTGCTGCGTCAAAGCCTGGGTGCCTCTTTGTACCTTCTTGCCAATTACTATTCGCTCATTCATGAGACCGTGTCGGCACGAGTGCGCGGCGAAGCAGGCGATATGGCGCTCAAGACTTCGGCGGGGCGAAGGCTTTTGAAGTCCCGTAACCAGGTGTTTTCCAAGcagatgttgatgttgaatAACCTCCGGACCTATTCAGAATTCCTCAAATGGGAAGTACCAATTGGTGGTCGATTCCCCAAGAAGCAATATGACTCTATTATTGCATGTATCGAAAA TATCGTAAGTTACCTGAGTCTTCTGGGGTATGCTTCAGACACGTTGTTGCAAATTGGTGACGACGAAGAATCAAACTCTGCCTGGCTCCATGATTTTAAACGGTTGGTTGCCAGTGCAGGTGTCACCACCCACGAAATCACTTCAGTATTATGCCTTCTGTCCGCCAGCATCACCGATCGCAGGCCTCTTCCGCCTTACCTAAAGACACCAAGGCCGTACAGCTTTACCAAAAGGCTTGAAGCAATGGACAAGGATATTCTGAGTCTAAAGCATATCGCAGAGCCAGGATTTGCTACCTTTGCGGTATTACAAATCTCCACTAGATGTATAGGTGGTGACGTGGAGAGACTTATGAA ggatgtgaagaagttggttgGAGAGCTCGACTTCTCATTCCATGCCGTCAGCACAGTGCAGAGCGCCAAGTCGTCTGCTGAGGTATCCCGATATTCGCGAGCGACCGAGCGGAATAAGCTTGAGTAG